Sequence from the Corallococcus sp. EGB genome:
CCGCTGTTACGGGGAGCAGTCAGGCCCTCCGTTGAGTCCAGGAGGGGTCCACGGGACGGGGGGGCGGGGCGGGCGCCCCCCGCGTGGGTGGGTTGCTGGGTGTGGCCGCCTCGCGAGGGTCGCTACTTTCGAGGGCGGGAGGTCGCGCTCCTGCCCCGCGACACGCCTGCCCATGGACCTCTACAGCGCAGCCAGGCGGATGGCCCGCCCCTTCCGGTTCACCAACCCGGCGTCCTACCGGGAGATCTCCCTGGCCGCCCGCGGGGTGATTGGCGATGGAAGCTCCTGCGCGCTCGTCCGGCCGGACGGCGTCATCGACTGGCTCTGCTTCCCCCGCTTCGACAGCCCGAGCGTCTTCGCGGGCATCCTCGATGACGCGAACGGGGGCATCACCGGCATCACTCCCGTCGTGTGGCCCTTCGAGAGCCTGCAGCGCTACGACCCGGACACCAACGTCCTGGAGACGCTGTTCCGCTTCGAGCGCAAGGGGGCCATCCGGATCATCGACTACATGCCCTGGACCAACGACCCGCGCTCCTCCGTCCACGAGGTGCACCGGCGCATCGAGTGCCTGGAGGGCTCGGTGGAGCTGAACATCGTCTTCGACCCGCGCTTCGATTACGGGGCGTCGCGGACGCGGGTGGAGCGGGAGGAGCACGGCCTTGTCGCCCGCGGGTCGGGAGGGGAGCGGCTGGTCGCCGTGCTCAGCGGGGAGGCGGAGTGGCGGCCCTGCGAGGCGCTGCGCGGCCAACCCTGCCGGGGAGACACGGGCCTCCAGACGCGCATCCGCATGGGGCCGGGCGAGCGGCGCTGGATGATCCTGTCGTGGGACTCCGACCGGCCGGAGCCACTCGCCGCGTACCGGCCCTTCGACCACCTGCGGGATACGCGCCAGGCCTGGCGCGAGTGGGCGCACCAGTTCCACTACGAAGGGCCGTGGCGGCACCACGTGCTGCGCTCCGCGCTGGCGTTGAAGCTGCTGATGTACGGCCCCACGGGCGCGATGGTGGCCGCGCCCACCACCTCGCTCCCCGAGTGGATTGGAGGGCCTCGCAACTGGGACTACCGCTTCAGCTGGGTCCGCGACTCCGCGATGGCGGTGCGCGCCACCAACCTCCTCGGCTTCCAGGGTGAGTCGCGCGAGTTCTTCTACTTCATGCGCGACACGTTGCAGCGTGGTGACACGCTTCAGGTGATGTACACGCTGGACGGTGCCGCCGTGCCACCGGAGCGGGAGCTGGACCACCTGTTCGGCTTCCAGGGCTCGCGGCCGGTGCGGCTGGGGAACGGTGCGAGGGACCAGTTCCAGTTCGACACCGCGGGCGCGCTGCTCGACGCGGCGTACCTCTATGAGCGCTCCGGCGGGCGGCTGCCGCTGCGTACCTGGAGGCTGCTCCGTTCGGTCATCCAGACCACCGCCCGCCGCTGGAGCGAGCCCGACCACGGCATCTGGGAGCCTCGCCGGGAGATGCGGCACAACGTCCACTCGAAGCTCATGGGGTGGCTGGCCTTGCGCCGGGGGCAGCACATGGCACGGCTCTTCGGGGAGACGGCGCTGGCGCAGTCCAGTGCCGACATGGCGGACGTCGTCCGGGCGGACATCCTGCGCAACGGCGTGGATCCGGCGCGCAAGCACTTCGTCGGAGTCTACGGAGGGAACGAGCCAGACGCCGCGCTGCTGCAGCTGCCCATCGTGGGCTGCTTCCGGGGGACGGATCCGTTCATCCTGAGGACGCTCGACTGGCTGCGCGCGGAGCTGGGCGCGGGCCCGTTCTTGCGCCGCTACCGGATGGATGACGGCGTGGCGGGTCCGGAGGGAGGCTTCATCCTCTGCGGCTTCTGGCTGGCGGAGGCGCTGGCGTTGGCCAATCGCATCCAGGAGGCCGAGGACGTCTTCGTCGCGCACGCGGAGGCGTCGAACCACCTGGGACTGCTGGCGGAGGAGATCCACCCGCTGACGCGTGAGCAGTTGGGAAACTTCCCACAGGCCTTCAGCCACCTCGGCCTCATCAGCGCCGCCGCGCGCATCGACCGCGCGCTCAGGCTCCGAGACGAAGGGCAGTCCGAGCCCCCTCACCTGCTGGAGCCCGAGCCGCCGTCCATTGAGTGACCTTGGGAGGTCTCAAGCGGTGAATGTCCCCGTGGGTGCTCACCCTGGTGCCGTGGCAGTCCCTCGGAGGAAACTCGAAGCCCTCCTCCACGCGAAACACCGTGGAGTACGCTTCCGGCATCGCGGACGTCCCGCGCTGGAGGAGAGCCGATTGCGGAACGCTCTGCGGACCTGGGGCCTGTGTGTGTTGCTTGTCAGCGGCTGTGCCACGACGTCAGCGGTTCGTGAGTCACCGCCCGTTCCCGACGTGGCGGCGCTGGACGCGGAGGCGGCGCGCGCGATGGCGGCCACCGGCACGAAGGGGCTGGCCATCGCGGTCATCGACAACGGACGCGTGGTGGCCACCCGGGCCTATGGCGTACGCAACGCGAAGGGCGAACCGCTGCGCACGGACACGGTGATGTATGGCGCGTCCATCACCAAGGCGGTCTTCGCCTACGTCGTGATGCAGCTCGCGGACGAGAAGCGCATCGACCTCGATACGTCCATCTCGAAGTACCTGGACAAGCCGCTGCCGGACTACCCGGACGAGGACCGCTATTCGACCTGGTCCCACCTGGCCGGTGACGAACGCTGGCGGGACATCACTCCGCGCGTGCTGCTCACCCACAGCGCGGGCTTCGCCAACTTCGGCTTCCTCGAACCCGATGAGCGGCTGCGCATCCACTTCGCTCCGGGCAGCCGCTTCGCCTACTCCGGTGACGGCATCATCCTGATGCAGTTCGTGCTCGAACGCGGGCTCGGGCTGGACGTGGGCGCGGAGATGCAACGGCGCGTGTTCGACCGCTTCGGCATGCGCAGGACCAGCATGACGTGGCGGCCGGACTTCGCACAGAACCTGGCCGACGGATGGAAGGCCGATGGCAGCGTGGAACCGCACGATGAACGCAGCAGGGTGCGCGCGGCAGGGTCCATGGACACCACCCTCGACGACCTGTCGCGCTTCGCGGCCGCGCTGGTCAGCGGTGAAGGACTGTCGCCGGAAGTCTTCGCCCGGATGATCTCTCCTCAACTGCCCATCACCACCCGAAGCCAGTTCCCCACCCTCCAGGACGAACTGCCGCCGGAGTCACGGCGCAAGGACCTGGCGGCGGGCCTGGGCGTGGTGGTGTTCGACGGGCCGCAGGGACGCGGGTTCTTCAAGAATGGCCATAACGACAGCACCGGCAACACCCTCGTGTGCCTGCCGCGCGGACGCCGCTGTGTGCTCATCCTGGGCAACGACGTCCGCGCCGAGCCCGCCTACCCGCACCTGGTGCGCTTCGTCCTGGGCGAGGCAGGTGTGCCCTGGGATTGGGAGTACGGCGACATGAAGTTCTGGGACGGGCGCTGAGCCGTCCCCTGCCCTTCACACTTCTTCACCGCCGGCTCAAAACACCGCAACCGGCGGCTTCCATATTGGCTCCAGTCAAGCAGCGGGAAACGACAACCCCACGCCTGGAGCCACACGCCATGAAGAAGACGCTCGTCATCGCCGGTACCGCCGTCGTCGCCGTCACCTTGCTCACCGGTTTCGGCTTCGGCCGCCATCACCGCGGCTCGCCCGACCCGGAGCGCATCAACCAGATGATCACCTGGAAGCTGGACGACAAGCTCGATGACCTCAACGCCACCGAGGCCCAGCGCTCCTCCATCCACGCCGTGAAGGACCGCCTCCTCAACGAAGGCCAGGCGCTCATGGAGGGACAGAAGGCCGCCCGCTCCGAGGCCGTCACCCAGCTCGCGTCCGACACGCCCGACGCCGCGAAGCTCCACGCCCTGGTGGACGCGCGCGTCGACGCCGCCCGCGCCTTCGCCCACAAGGCCGTGGATGCCGTGCTCGAGGTCCATCGCACGCTCACCCCTGCCCAGCGGCAGGAGCTGGTCAGCGACTTCCGCGAACGCTCCGGCGAGAAGTAACGCCGCCCACGGTGCGCGGCGCATGACACATTCCGTCTATCGCCGTGAACCTTCGTGGGCAGGGATGACGCGCGCGGTTATGGTCGCACGGTGGATTACACCGACTACGCTCGAACCATCCGCTCCCATGCTTCCCTGGGAGAGCTCTCTGAATACGGCCAGGTACACGAAGGGGGGCGCGACTATCCCCTCTTCCGCCTCATCGTCCCGGGCGACCGCTGGCTCGTCATCACGTCCGGCTTCCATGGGGAGGAGCCCGCCGGCCCGCTGACGCTCGCGAAGCACCTGCCGGACATCGTCGCGTACGCGAAGGCGAAGGGCGTGGGCCTGCGCGTCTACCCCTGCATCAACCCCTCCGGCTTCGAGGACGGCACCCGCTACAACCGCAGCGGTGAGAAGCCCAACAACGACTTCATGCGCTACGAGGTCGCCCCCGGTGAG
This genomic interval carries:
- a CDS encoding glycoside hydrolase family 15 protein; the protein is MARPFRFTNPASYREISLAARGVIGDGSSCALVRPDGVIDWLCFPRFDSPSVFAGILDDANGGITGITPVVWPFESLQRYDPDTNVLETLFRFERKGAIRIIDYMPWTNDPRSSVHEVHRRIECLEGSVELNIVFDPRFDYGASRTRVEREEHGLVARGSGGERLVAVLSGEAEWRPCEALRGQPCRGDTGLQTRIRMGPGERRWMILSWDSDRPEPLAAYRPFDHLRDTRQAWREWAHQFHYEGPWRHHVLRSALALKLLMYGPTGAMVAAPTTSLPEWIGGPRNWDYRFSWVRDSAMAVRATNLLGFQGESREFFYFMRDTLQRGDTLQVMYTLDGAAVPPERELDHLFGFQGSRPVRLGNGARDQFQFDTAGALLDAAYLYERSGGRLPLRTWRLLRSVIQTTARRWSEPDHGIWEPRREMRHNVHSKLMGWLALRRGQHMARLFGETALAQSSADMADVVRADILRNGVDPARKHFVGVYGGNEPDAALLQLPIVGCFRGTDPFILRTLDWLRAELGAGPFLRRYRMDDGVAGPEGGFILCGFWLAEALALANRIQEAEDVFVAHAEASNHLGLLAEEIHPLTREQLGNFPQAFSHLGLISAAARIDRALRLRDEGQSEPPHLLEPEPPSIE
- a CDS encoding serine hydrolase is translated as MRNALRTWGLCVLLVSGCATTSAVRESPPVPDVAALDAEAARAMAATGTKGLAIAVIDNGRVVATRAYGVRNAKGEPLRTDTVMYGASITKAVFAYVVMQLADEKRIDLDTSISKYLDKPLPDYPDEDRYSTWSHLAGDERWRDITPRVLLTHSAGFANFGFLEPDERLRIHFAPGSRFAYSGDGIILMQFVLERGLGLDVGAEMQRRVFDRFGMRRTSMTWRPDFAQNLADGWKADGSVEPHDERSRVRAAGSMDTTLDDLSRFAAALVSGEGLSPEVFARMISPQLPITTRSQFPTLQDELPPESRRKDLAAGLGVVVFDGPQGRGFFKNGHNDSTGNTLVCLPRGRRCVLILGNDVRAEPAYPHLVRFVLGEAGVPWDWEYGDMKFWDGR
- a CDS encoding Spy/CpxP family protein refolding chaperone, encoding MKKTLVIAGTAVVAVTLLTGFGFGRHHRGSPDPERINQMITWKLDDKLDDLNATEAQRSSIHAVKDRLLNEGQALMEGQKAARSEAVTQLASDTPDAAKLHALVDARVDAARAFAHKAVDAVLEVHRTLTPAQRQELVSDFRERSGEK